ACCGACAGCAGCCTGGACGAGCAGATGCTCGCCCAGCCGGGCTGGATGGAGCGCCTGGGCTGCCAGTTCCACTGGCGCAACCGTGGTTACCGGGACTTTCAGGACTTTCTCGACACCCTCAGTTCGCGCAAGCGCAAGCAGATGCGCAAGGAGCGCGAACAGGTGGCCGGGCAGGGCATCGACTTCCAGTGGCTGCGTGGCGATGAGCTTGACCAGGCGCGCTGGGATTTCGTCTACCGCTGCTATGCCAACACCTATGCGGTGCGGCGACGTGCGCCCTACCTGACCCGCGAGTTCTTCAGCCTGTTGGCCGAGCGCATGCCCGAGGCGCTGCGGGTGGTGGTCGCACGGCAGAACGGCCGCGACGTGGCCATGGCCTTGAGCCTGGTCGGCGGCGACAGTTTCTATGGTCGCTACTGGGGCTGCCTGGACGAATTCGACCGCCTGCATTTCGAGACCTGCTTCTACCAGGGCATGGATTATGCGATTGCCGAAGGGTTGCAGCGGTTCGACGCCGGGGCCCAGGGGGAGCACAAGCTGATTCGCGGATTCGAGCCGGTGCTGACGCGCTCGTGGCATTACCTGCTGCACCCGGGGTTGCGGCGGGCAGTGGACGAGTTCCTGGCGCAGGAGCGGGACGGGGTAAGGGAGTATGCGCTGCAGGCGCGGGAGATGCTGCCGTATCGGCGGGGTTGAGTGGGGTTTGTGCCGGCCCTATCGCGGGGCAAGCCCGCTCCCACAGGTACCGCGTTGCACTGACGGACAGCGCGGTACCTGTGGGAGCGGGTTTACCCGCGAAAAGGCCCTTGAGGCGATATCAATCGACTCCGACGAACCCGCCCGTCTGGTGATGCCACAACCGGGCGTACAACCCCTGCTGAGCCAGCAGCTCGGCATGGCTGCCGCTCTCGACGATACGCCCCTTCTCCAGCACCACCAGCCGATCCATCCGGGCGATGGTCGACAGGCGGTGCGCGATGGCGATCACGGTCTTGCCCTGCATCAGGGTTTCAAGGCTCTCCTGGATCGCCGCCTCGACTTCCGAGTCCAGCGCTGAGGTCGCCTCGTCCATGATCAGGATCGGCGCGTTCTTCAGCAGCACGCGGGCAATGGCGATGCGCTGGCGCTGGCCGCCGGAGAGCTTGACCCCACGCTCGCCCACATGGGCGTCGAAGCCGGTGCGGCCCTGGGCGTCGGACAACTGCGGGATGAACTCGTCAGCCCTCGCGCGGCGCACCGCCTCCCAGACTTCCTCGTCGCTCGCGTCCGGCCTGCCATACAGCAGGTTGTCGCGGATCGAGCGGTGCAGCAGCGAGGTGTCCTGGGTGATCATGCCGATCTGCGCACGCAGGCTGGCCTGGTTGACCTGGGCGATATCCTGGCCATCGATGAGGATGCGTCCGCCCTGCACGTCGTACAGGCGCAGCAGCAGGTTGACGAGCGTGGACTTGCCCGCGCCGGACGGGCCGATCAG
The Pseudomonas putida genome window above contains:
- a CDS encoding GNAT family N-acetyltransferase, with protein sequence MTSLYSLAHLRDLPALSWDALVPAGQPFLSHAFLSALEDSVSVSRQTGWAAEHLVLERDGEVRALLPAYRKWHSFGEYVFDHGWADACERAGIAYYPKLLGAVPFSPVSGPRLLSADPADALLLLQALPEYLVKGELSGAHINFTDSSLDEQMLAQPGWMERLGCQFHWRNRGYRDFQDFLDTLSSRKRKQMRKEREQVAGQGIDFQWLRGDELDQARWDFVYRCYANTYAVRRRAPYLTREFFSLLAERMPEALRVVVARQNGRDVAMALSLVGGDSFYGRYWGCLDEFDRLHFETCFYQGMDYAIAEGLQRFDAGAQGEHKLIRGFEPVLTRSWHYLLHPGLRRAVDEFLAQERDGVREYALQAREMLPYRRG